Sequence from the Sphingomonas koreensis genome:
CGTCCGGGAGGCCGATCAGGCGGTGCATATCGGCGGCTCGCAGGCGCGCGAATCCTATCTTGTCGGCGAGCGGGTCATCGCCGCCGCGAAGGAGACCGGCGCCGAGGCGATCCACCCCGGCTACGGCTTCCTCTCGGAGAATGCGGACTTCGCCGAGGCGGTGGTCGCCGCCGGCCTGATCTGGGTCGGGCCCAACCCCGACAGCATCCGCGCCATGGGCCTCAAGGATGCCGCCAAGAAGCTGATGCAGGACGCCCGCGTCCCCGTCACCCCCGGCTATCTCGGCGAGGACCAGTCGCTCGACCGTCTCCAGCGTGAGGCCGACAAGATCGGCTACCCCGTTCTGATCAAGGCGGTCGCGGGCGGCGGGGGCAAGGGGATGCGGCGCGTCGACGTGGCCGAGGATTTCGCCGACGCGCTTGCCAGCTGCCAGCGCGAGGCCGCCTCGTCGTTCGGCGACGATCGCGTGCTGATCGAGAAGTATATCCTCGCCCCGCGCCATATCGAGGTGCAGGTGTTCGGCGACAGCCACGGCAACATCGTCCATCTGTTCGAGCGCGACTGCTCGATGCAGCGCCGCCACCAGAAGGTGATCGAGGAAGCCCCCGCGCCGGGCATGGACAAGTCGGCGCGCTTTGCGGTGTGCGAAGCGGCGGTCAAGGCCGCGCGCGCGGTCAACTATGTCGGCGCGGGGACGATCGAGTTCATCGCCGATGCGTCGCAGGGCCTGCACGCCGACCGGATCTGGTTCATGGAGATGAACACGCGGCTTCAGGTCGAGCATCCGGTGACGGAGGCGATCACCGGCGTCGATCTCGTCGAATGGCAGCTCCGCGTCGCCAGCGGCGAACCGCTCCCGCTGCGGCAGGAAGAGATCGCGATCAGCGGCCATGCGATCGAGGCGCGGCTCTATGCCGAGGATCCCGCACGCGGCTTCCTGCCCAGCACCGGCAAGCTCGAGGTGCTCGACTTCCCGGTCAACGCGCGCGTCGATACCGGGGTCGAGGCGGGCTCGGTGATCTCGCCCTTCTACGATCCGATGATCGCCAAGCTGATCGTTCACAGCGATACGCGGGAGGAAGCGATCGCCTTGCTCCGCTCGGAGCTCAGCTACCTCACCGTCTGGCCGGTGCGCACCAATGCCGGCTTCCTGTTCCGCCTGCTCGGCGACGGCGATTTCGTCCGTGCGCAGCTCGATACCGGGCTGATCGAGCGCCGCGGCGAGGTGCTGACGATCGATCCGCTTCCGACCGCGGCCGATCTGACCCGTGCGACCTATTGGCTTGAAACGGACATCCCGTCCGACACCCTGTCGATGGCACACGGCCTCGAAGGCTTCCGCCTCAACCGCTCGCCGGTAACCCAGCGTGCGCTCGCCGTGAATGGTGAGCGGATTGTGTTCACCGCCGACCATGGCGACATCGCCTCGCATTTCTACGGCCATGAGCGCGACGGCGCGGCGCTGCTCGTCCATGGCGGCGCGACCTTCCGCGTCACCGCCGACCGCACCGACGGCGCCGCGGGCGCCGCGGCGGGAGACGGCTCGATCCTTGCCCCGATGCCGGGCCGCATCGTTTCGGTCGAGGTGGCGGAGGGGCAGGCGGTTATCGCCGGCCAGAAGCTGCTGGTGCTCGAAGCGATGAAGATGGAGCAGGCGCTCACCGCCCCGTTCGACGGCACGATCGAAACCCTCAACGCCGTCGCGGGCGCTCAGGTTCAGGTCGACGCGCTGCTGGTCAAGGTCGCGAAGGGGGAGTGAGGCCGCGCGGCGGCTCGTCCGCCGCGGGTGTCATATGTGCGCGCCATGAATAACCCTTCGTCCTTCGACCGCTATGTCGAAACCCCCGCCGGCCGTCTCTTCGCCCGCGAATGGAAGGCCGCCCCGGCAAATGGTCTTGCGCCGTTCGTCCTGTTCCACGACAGCCTCGGTTCGGTCGAACAGTGGCGCGATTTCCCCGCACAGCTCGCCGCGGCCACCGGCCGCACCGTGATCGCATATGACCGGCTCGGCTTCGGGCGGTCGGACCCGCATCCGGGCACGCTCCGGAACGACTTCGTGCAGGACGAGGCGCGCTCGGGTCTGGCCCCGATCCGGGCGGCGTTCGCGATCGATCGCATGATCCTGTTCGGGCACAGTGTCGGCGGCGGCATGGCGATCGCGAGCGGCGCGGCGTTCCCCGTCGAAACCGACGCGATCATCACACTGGCGGCGCAGGCCTTTACCGA
This genomic interval carries:
- a CDS encoding acetyl/propionyl/methylcrotonyl-CoA carboxylase subunit alpha, whose amino-acid sequence is MINSLLIANRGEIACRIIRTARKLGIRTVAVYSDADAHALHVREADQAVHIGGSQARESYLVGERVIAAAKETGAEAIHPGYGFLSENADFAEAVVAAGLIWVGPNPDSIRAMGLKDAAKKLMQDARVPVTPGYLGEDQSLDRLQREADKIGYPVLIKAVAGGGGKGMRRVDVAEDFADALASCQREAASSFGDDRVLIEKYILAPRHIEVQVFGDSHGNIVHLFERDCSMQRRHQKVIEEAPAPGMDKSARFAVCEAAVKAARAVNYVGAGTIEFIADASQGLHADRIWFMEMNTRLQVEHPVTEAITGVDLVEWQLRVASGEPLPLRQEEIAISGHAIEARLYAEDPARGFLPSTGKLEVLDFPVNARVDTGVEAGSVISPFYDPMIAKLIVHSDTREEAIALLRSELSYLTVWPVRTNAGFLFRLLGDGDFVRAQLDTGLIERRGEVLTIDPLPTAADLTRATYWLETDIPSDTLSMAHGLEGFRLNRSPVTQRALAVNGERIVFTADHGDIASHFYGHERDGAALLVHGGATFRVTADRTDGAAGAAAGDGSILAPMPGRIVSVEVAEGQAVIAGQKLLVLEAMKMEQALTAPFDGTIETLNAVAGAQVQVDALLVKVAKGE
- a CDS encoding alpha/beta fold hydrolase — translated: MNNPSSFDRYVETPAGRLFAREWKAAPANGLAPFVLFHDSLGSVEQWRDFPAQLAAATGRTVIAYDRLGFGRSDPHPGTLRNDFVQDEARSGLAPIRAAFAIDRMILFGHSVGGGMAIASGAAFPVETDAIITLAAQAFTEDRTLAGIEAARIAFEAESQVERVARYHGDKARWVLDAWIGTWRRPAFATWSLDDELRRLRCPVLALHGDHDEYGSNAHPERIAALAGGPARAVILKDCHHMPHREMPDTVLNLVRDLVRTV